A DNA window from Clostridia bacterium contains the following coding sequences:
- the folE gene encoding GTP cyclohydrolase I FolE, whose translation MMDQEKIVRAVQLFLEAIGEDINREGLKKTPLRVAKMCEELFSGVGEAADPELFVCFNETHEEMVLVKNIPLYSFCEHHLLPFFGKAHVAYIPRRGKLTGLSKLARVVDLYARRPQLQERLTSQIADSIMRVLAPLGVIVVIEAEHLCMSIRGVNKPGAKTLTSAVRGVFRSSEATRAEALALIREG comes from the coding sequence ATTATGGATCAGGAAAAAATTGTTCGAGCTGTACAACTATTTTTAGAAGCAATTGGTGAAGATATTAATCGAGAAGGTTTAAAGAAGACACCTTTAAGGGTGGCTAAAATGTGTGAAGAATTATTTTCGGGTGTGGGAGAAGCTGCCGATCCTGAACTCTTTGTTTGTTTCAATGAAACTCATGAAGAAATGGTCTTGGTGAAAAATATTCCATTATATTCTTTTTGTGAGCATCATTTATTGCCCTTTTTTGGTAAAGCCCATGTCGCCTATATTCCGCGGCGCGGTAAATTAACTGGGCTTTCCAAATTGGCCCGGGTGGTGGATCTATATGCACGCCGACCCCAATTACAGGAACGCTTGACTTCTCAGATTGCGGACTCAATTATGAGGGTTTTAGCCCCTTTGGGGGTTATTGTGGTGATTGAAGCAGAACATTTGTGTATGTCGATTCGTGGTGTCAATAAGCCAGGTGCTAAAACACTTACTTCTGCGGTACGGGGTGTATTTCGTTCTAGTGAGGCTACTAGAGCTGAGGCCTTGGCTTTAATCCGTGAAGGGTAG
- a CDS encoding polysaccharide biosynthesis protein — MNKQSFLKGALLLVLANVFVKFGGFLYQILIIRLISPEGIGIFNLIFPLYISVLVFTTAGLPPAVSKFVAAEIAAGNKNEAVKIFRTAFSILFFAALLITLLVIFFAYPLTKFLYTDPRVLPAFLFLLPTLPVVSIAAIIKGFFQGLQNMRPTAFSQLLEQFIRISSGLCLLYFLRPHGLTWTAVGLSVAVFLSEVGGLIYLITIYKSRISTRVFEKPTKAMVKRLFSFGIPITITRLIASLVNAWETSLIPKQLKKAGHTLSAATSFYGELSGVAFTLLGIPSTLTFSLATTLIPAISEAESKHEKQLLRQRASEAIGITIIAGLPCGLILFYWGPLITETLFNVTQAGKLLKILALGSIFLYLQQTTNGILQGLGLVNIIILTTLISGTLKLGGIYLGGAHPLKGPSCIAFSYVISYCLTAALNLGIINYKINLKLQRGFFPRLLTAGLILRLGLIHCYFLAKQSLLYLVFLTPTFVFLFLLLLFLTGDNYSQLLFQHLFRQIKGNLGS, encoded by the coding sequence ATGAATAAACAATCCTTTTTAAAAGGGGCCTTACTTCTGGTATTGGCAAATGTTTTTGTAAAATTTGGTGGGTTCCTTTATCAAATTTTAATTATCCGCCTAATCAGTCCCGAAGGTATCGGTATTTTTAATTTAATTTTTCCATTATATATAAGCGTTCTAGTCTTTACTACAGCCGGGCTGCCGCCAGCTGTTTCCAAATTTGTAGCCGCAGAAATAGCTGCCGGAAACAAAAATGAAGCTGTAAAAATCTTTAGAACCGCCTTTAGCATACTTTTTTTTGCAGCCCTTTTAATCACCTTACTGGTAATTTTCTTTGCTTATCCTTTGACAAAATTTTTATACACCGACCCACGAGTACTGCCAGCCTTTCTATTTCTTTTACCTACCCTTCCAGTTGTAAGCATCGCCGCTATAATCAAAGGTTTCTTTCAAGGTTTGCAAAATATGCGGCCCACTGCCTTTAGTCAATTATTAGAACAATTTATCCGTATTAGTAGTGGCCTTTGCTTGCTTTATTTTTTACGTCCCCACGGACTGACTTGGACAGCTGTAGGACTTTCAGTGGCCGTATTTTTAAGCGAAGTAGGAGGTTTAATTTATTTAATAACAATTTATAAATCCCGTATTTCCACACGGGTTTTTGAAAAACCAACTAAAGCGATGGTTAAACGCCTTTTTTCTTTTGGAATTCCAATTACAATTACACGCCTAATTGCTAGTTTGGTTAATGCTTGGGAAACAAGTTTGATTCCTAAACAATTAAAAAAAGCGGGCCATACCCTTTCTGCGGCAACATCCTTTTATGGAGAATTATCAGGAGTGGCTTTTACCTTACTGGGTATTCCCTCTACTTTAACTTTTTCCTTGGCAACTACACTTATACCCGCCATTTCGGAAGCAGAAAGTAAACATGAAAAACAACTTTTAAGACAGCGTGCCTCTGAGGCCATCGGAATTACTATTATTGCCGGTCTACCCTGTGGACTCATTCTGTTTTATTGGGGACCTTTAATTACCGAAACCTTATTTAATGTTACCCAAGCCGGAAAATTATTAAAGATACTGGCACTAGGTAGTATCTTTTTATATTTACAACAAACCACCAATGGAATTTTGCAAGGACTAGGTTTAGTAAATATAATTATTTTAACGACTTTAATCAGTGGAACTCTAAAATTAGGCGGAATATATTTGGGAGGGGCTCATCCCCTTAAAGGGCCAAGCTGCATTGCTTTTAGCTATGTAATCAGCTATTGCCTAACAGCTGCCCTCAATTTAGGAATAATTAATTACAAAATAAACTTAAAATTACAAAGAGGGTTTTTCCCTCGTTTGCTCACGGCTGGACTAATCTTACGCCTAGGCTTAATTCACTGTTATTTTTTAGCTAAGCAAAGTCTTCTTTATTTAGTTTTCTTAACTCCTACATTTGTTTTTCTTTTTCTTTTACTACTTTTTTTAACAGGTGATAATTATAGTCAACTTTTATTTCAACATTTATTCCGGCAGATTAAAGGGAATCTAGGCAGTTAA
- the surE gene encoding 5'/3'-nucleotidase SurE encodes MRILVTNDDGIHAPGILALAKKMSELGVVKIMAPLEEKSAIGHGITIREPICVETINLAGIGQAWGVKGTPADCVKLGLTEILTEGCDLVVSGINNGPNLGTDVLYSGTVSAAMEGAIFGIPAIAVSLAAWNHDDYSVAAEIAFKLIGYLKENRLTIPKRSVLNINVPAVSREEIKGIQVTVLGKRDYNDRFEKRFDPRGNPYYWAVGDILPFRKDDLIYDIFAVEKNYVSLTPLHYDLTNYQLYTEIRDWGLENC; translated from the coding sequence ATGCGTATTTTAGTTACTAATGATGATGGAATTCATGCACCGGGGATATTGGCTTTAGCCAAGAAAATGTCTGAACTCGGGGTGGTAAAAATAATGGCACCTTTAGAAGAGAAAAGTGCCATTGGACATGGGATAACTATTAGGGAACCCATTTGTGTGGAAACTATAAATCTAGCTGGAATTGGTCAGGCTTGGGGAGTAAAGGGTACTCCCGCGGATTGTGTAAAATTGGGATTAACTGAAATACTCACTGAGGGATGTGATTTGGTAGTTTCCGGGATTAATAATGGTCCTAATCTTGGCACAGACGTACTTTATTCAGGTACAGTGTCAGCCGCAATGGAAGGTGCCATTTTTGGTATTCCGGCTATAGCGGTCTCCTTAGCTGCTTGGAATCATGATGATTATAGTGTAGCGGCCGAAATTGCCTTTAAGTTAATAGGTTATTTAAAAGAAAATAGGTTAACTATACCGAAAAGGTCGGTATTAAATATTAATGTGCCTGCTGTTTCCCGAGAAGAAATTAAAGGGATTCAGGTTACTGTTCTGGGCAAAAGAGATTATAATGATCGTTTTGAGAAACGTTTTGATCCTCGCGGTAATCCCTATTATTGGGCTGTTGGTGATATTTTGCCTTTTCGTAAAGATGATTTAATTTATGATATTTTTGCGGTAGAAAAAAATTATGTTTCCCTAACACCACTTCATTATGATTTAACTAATTATCAATTATATACAGAAATCAGGGATTGGGGCTTGGAAAATTGTTAA
- a CDS encoding DUF4264 family protein, whose protein sequence is MQAKKETLNLLASKKFPYYSEMYQVIDFLNKLLKDQGFILGLVKNKETKELQINIYEI, encoded by the coding sequence ATGCAAGCAAAAAAAGAGACTTTAAATTTACTGGCCTCCAAAAAATTTCCGTATTACTCGGAAATGTATCAAGTTATTGATTTTTTAAATAAGCTTCTCAAAGACCAGGGTTTTATTTTGGGTTTGGTAAAAAACAAGGAAACAAAGGAATTACAAATTAATATTTATGAAATTTAA